In Isoptericola jiangsuensis, the following proteins share a genomic window:
- a CDS encoding fatty acid desaturase family protein, protein MSVSSERPVLSDVAAAARPARRAARDYSVLAKIVRESGLLRRRYAYYWVRLIGAVVAFGLVWAGVVLVGDSWWQLALAAALAVVLAQLAFLGHDSSHRQVFRSRAWNDWTGRVLANGFVGLSHAWWTAKHDAHHAAPNQEGQDPDIASRVVAFTPAAVAERRGWRAWFARRQGWFFVPLLTLEGLNLHVASVRKALGRRPVVHRAVEVPVLLTRLLLNVVVLLVLLPPAMAGAFLAVQLGLFGVLLGGAFAPNHKGMPIVPADAEVDFLRRQVLMSRNIRGNALVDFVMGGLNRQVEHHLFPSMPRPNLRRVQPLVREYCAQLDVAYTEVGFFASYRIVIGYLNDMQHRARDPFGCPLAAQLGR, encoded by the coding sequence ATGTCCGTCTCGAGTGAACGTCCTGTCCTGTCCGACGTGGCCGCCGCCGCCCGCCCGGCGCGGCGTGCGGCCCGCGACTACTCGGTGCTGGCGAAGATCGTGCGGGAGTCGGGTCTGCTGCGCCGCCGGTACGCCTACTACTGGGTCCGGCTGATCGGGGCGGTGGTCGCGTTCGGCCTGGTGTGGGCGGGGGTCGTGCTGGTGGGCGACTCGTGGTGGCAGCTGGCGCTCGCGGCGGCGCTGGCGGTGGTGCTGGCGCAGCTGGCGTTCCTGGGGCACGACAGCTCGCACCGGCAGGTGTTCCGGTCGCGGGCGTGGAACGACTGGACGGGCCGGGTGCTCGCGAACGGGTTCGTGGGCCTGAGCCACGCGTGGTGGACGGCGAAGCACGACGCGCACCATGCCGCCCCGAACCAGGAGGGGCAGGACCCGGACATCGCGTCGCGGGTCGTCGCGTTCACGCCGGCGGCGGTGGCGGAACGCCGCGGATGGCGGGCCTGGTTCGCGCGCCGCCAGGGCTGGTTCTTCGTCCCGCTGCTGACGTTGGAGGGGCTGAACCTGCACGTGGCGAGCGTGCGGAAGGCGCTGGGACGGCGCCCGGTGGTGCACCGAGCGGTGGAGGTCCCGGTGCTGCTCACCCGCCTGCTGCTGAACGTCGTGGTGCTGCTGGTGCTGCTGCCCCCGGCGATGGCGGGCGCGTTCCTCGCGGTGCAGCTGGGCCTGTTCGGGGTGCTGCTGGGCGGGGCGTTCGCACCGAACCACAAGGGCATGCCGATCGTGCCGGCGGACGCGGAGGTCGACTTCCTGCGCCGCCAGGTGCTGATGTCGCGCAACATCCGGGGGAACGCCCTCGTGGACTTCGTCATGGGTGGCCTCAACCGGCAGGTGGAGCACCACCTGTTCCCCAGCATGCCGCGCCCGAACCTGCGGCGGGTGCAGCCGCTGGTCCGGGAGTACTGCGCCCAGCTGGACGTCGCGTACACGGAGGTGGGGTTCTTCGCGTCGTACCGGATCGTCATCGGCTACCTCAACGACATGCAGCACCGCGCCCGGGACCCGTTCGGCTGTCCGCTCGCGGCGCAGCTCGGGCGCTGA
- a CDS encoding LapA family protein: MATTPPTRLTSAVNGSPRRSVTGTSQVLPDNRGSVRSPRSRVGALWVGICVAALVLVALIVFMLQNTKPVLVTFLGLQGSVPLAVALLIAGVGVGVIALVIGTIRITQLRRRLHDRG, from the coding sequence ATGGCCACCACCCCTCCGACGCGGCTCACCTCCGCGGTCAACGGCAGTCCTCGCCGGTCGGTGACCGGCACCAGCCAGGTCCTTCCCGACAACCGGGGGAGCGTGAGGTCCCCGCGGAGCCGGGTCGGCGCACTCTGGGTCGGCATCTGCGTCGCGGCGCTCGTCCTCGTGGCCCTCATCGTCTTCATGCTCCAGAACACCAAGCCCGTGCTGGTGACGTTCCTGGGGTTGCAGGGGTCGGTCCCGCTGGCCGTGGCGCTGCTCATCGCCGGCGTCGGCGTCGGCGTGATCGCGCTGGTGATCGGCACGATCCGCATCACCCAGCTGCGGCGGCGCCTGCACGACCGCGGCTGA